Proteins encoded together in one Triticum dicoccoides isolate Atlit2015 ecotype Zavitan chromosome 7B, WEW_v2.0, whole genome shotgun sequence window:
- the LOC119341880 gene encoding arogenate dehydrogenase 2, chloroplastic-like, which produces MAIPSPARLHQPLTCRRPAARSSLQSADRSTAACRWQGRLLPVAAAPLRLRAVRAAAAARQPFDNGSGVIEAEGEEEDDEHPRLKIAIVGFGNFGQFLARTLVRQGHTVLAHSRSDHSAAAADLGASFYADPHDLCECQPDVVLLATSILSTEAVLRSLPVHRFRRNTLFADVLSVKEFPRKQFLSHLPEDFDIICTHPMFGPESARDGWAGLPFVFDRVRVGDCPARRARAEAFLGVFAREGCRMVEMPCAEHDAHAAETQLVAHTVGRMLATLGLRPTPIDTKGYETLLRLVDNTCSDSFDLYNGLFMYNKNSTELLHRLEAALDTVKRRLFHNLHDVLRKQLFEGSPPLNRDGPPSPDSSSTAESLSNDRP; this is translated from the coding sequence ATGGCGATCCCTTCCCCCGCGCGACTCCACCAACCCCTGACCTGCCGCCGGCCGGCGGCTCGCAGCAGCCTCCAATCCGCGGACAGGTCTACGGCGGCATGCCGGTGGCAGGGGCGCCTTCTGCCCGTGGCGGCTGCTCCGCTCCGCCTCCGCGCCGTGCGTGCCGCGGCCGCTGCGCGGCAGCCGTTCGACAACGGGTCCGGCGTCATTGAagcagagggggaggaggaggacgacgagcatCCGCGCCTGAAGATCGCCATAGTGGGGTTCGGCAACTTCGGGCAGTTCCTGGCGCGGACGCTGGTGCGGCAGGGGCACACGGTGCTGGCGCACTCCCGCTCCGACCACTCGGCCGCCGCGGCCGACCTCGGCGCGTCCTTCTACGCCGACCCGCACGACCTCTGCGAGTGCCAGCCCGACGTGGTCCTCCTCGCCACCTCCATCCTCTCCACCGAGGCCGTGCTCCGCTCGCTCCCCGTCCACCGCTTCCGCCGCAACACGCTCTTCGCCGACGTGCTCTCCGTCAAGGAGTTCCCCAGGAAGCAGTTCCTCAGCCACCTGCCCGAGGACTTCGACATCATCTGCACGCACCCCATGTTCGGCCCGGAGTCGGCGCGCGACGGCTGGGCCGGCCTCCCGTTCGTGTTCGACAGGGTCCGCGTCGGCGACTGCCCCGCCCGCCGCGCGCGCGCCGAGGCGTTCCTGGGCGTGTTCGCGCGCGAGGGGTGCCGCATGGTGGAGATGCCCTGCGCGGAGCACGACGCGCACGCCGCCGAGACGCAGCTGGTGGCGCACACCGTGGGGCGGATGCTGGCCACGCTCGGGCTCCGCCCCACGCCCATTGACACCAAGGGGTATGAGACGCTGCTCCGGCTCGTGGACAACACCTGCAGCGACAGCTTCGACCTCTACAACGGCCTCTTCATGTACAACAAGAACTCGACGGAGCTGCTCCACCGGCTGGAGGCGGCCCTGGACACCGTCAAGAGGAGGCTCTTCCACAACCTGCACGACGTGCTCCGGAAGCAGCTCTTCGAGGGCTCGCCGCCGCTCAACAGGGACGGCCCGCCGAGCCCGGACTCCTCGTCCACCGCCGAGTCCTTGTCTAATGACCGGCCGTGA
- the LOC119339114 gene encoding uncharacterized zinc finger CCHC domain-containing protein At4g19190-like, translating to MEEGVEGSGGGGGLGRKIPAGEVELKEKSGTAWSHSFLNQKPWHPLSYPNQRRKWIAEQIHTNRARRDEEVQREFAQEQEFFRQTALFSKKDKEKMEIMKAVSFMYVRPPGYNPESAKAAEIQDEKKKLDQGDAAEDAVAANTSSMPDDGPEKKKSRPKDVFGRSLPTEQEFEVLKNAPRLDTGAPARPKPFGVEVRNVRCLRCGNFGHQSGDRECPMKDIIMPNEESRLKRDDPLTAIKAQTDSSEPLKWELKQKPGMSPPRGGYNPDDPNQQIVAEEIFDEYGGFLGDIDIPALLTNFSTSKSKKRSKSKSRRRQSEPAAHVESGRHRSSHHSFSDSEPEKSNRASGSKRKKKYCSDPSSYSDSEEEAGKGKAKQKSKHRHRKKHLLESSSESEVEVDTRRHPKREHRKKKKKEEMEIAPVSSSRDKGYTISKRPLRRSREKQPYSDSSNSESEQQHPTRWQDKQSHSDSSSSESKRHSRRSREKRHHKMQDFPVSNRSARKSDEKWHYTDSSARESDRHSRKPREKSRYSDPSASEYSDSDRPSRRSNEKRHYTDLSTRESDRHSRKPKGKSRCSDQSASEYSDSDWRNSHRRR from the exons ATGGAGGAGGGggtggaggggagcggcggcggcggggggctcGGGCGGAAGATCCCGGCGGGGGAGGTGGAGCTGAAGGAGAAGTCGGGGACGGCGTGGAGCCACTCGTTCCTGAACCAGAAGCCATGGCACCCGCTCTCGTACCCGAACCAGCGCCGCAAGTGGATCGCCGAGCAGATCCACACCAACCGCGCGCGCCGCGACGAGGAGGTGCAGCGCGAGTTCGCGCAGGAGCAGGAGTTCTTCCGCCAGACCGCGCTCTTctccaagaaggacaaggagaag ATGGAGATAATGAAAGCTGTGAGTTTCATGTACGTCCGCCCACCTGGATACAATCCAGAGAGTGCAAAGGCTGCtgaaattcaagatgagaagaagaaGCTGGATCAAGGCGATGCCGCCGAAGATGCTGTAGCTGCAAATACCTCTTCAAT GCCTGATGATGGCCCAGAGAAGAAAAAGAGTAGGCCGAAAGATGTGTTTGGCCGTTCATTGCCAACAGAGCAAGAATTTGAAGTTCTGAAAAATGCTCCAAG ATTGGACACAGGTGCTCCTGCTAGACCTAAACCATTTGGAGTCGAAGTTCGTAATGTTAGATGTTTAAGATGTGGAAACTTCGGCCATCAGAGTGGTGACCGGGAATGTCCCATGAAGGATATTATCATGCCGAATGAGGAGAGCCGATTGAAAAGGGACGATCCACTTACAGCAATAAAGGCACAGACTGATTCGAGTGAG CCTTTGAAGTGGGAGCTTAAGCAAAAGCCTGGCATGAGCCCTCCTCGAGGTGGATATAACCCTGATGATCCTAATCAGCAGATTGTAGCAGAAGAGATATTTGATGAATATGGAG gatTTCTCGGCGATATTGACATTCCGGCTCTCCTTACCAACTTCTCCACGAGTAAATCAAAGAAACGCTCCAAGAGTAAAAGCAGGCGCAGGCAGTCTGAGCCTGCTGCTCATGTAGAATCTGGAAGACATCGTAGCAGTCATCATTCATTCTCAGATTCGGAACCTGAGAAAAGCAACAGGGCGTCAGGAAGCAAGAGAAAGAAAAAATATTGTTCTGACCCATCCTCGTATTCTGATTCTGAGGAGGAAGCTGGGAAAGGAAAAGCCAAGCAGAAGTCAAAGCACAGGCACAGGAAGAAACACCTGCTAGAGTCCTCTTCTGAATCAGAAGTTGAAGTTGACACAAGAAGGCATCCAAAGAGGGAGcacaggaagaaaaagaagaaagaggAGATGGAAATTGCCCCAGTTTCCTCCTCCAGAGATAAAGGATATACAATAAGCAAGAGGCCTTTGAGGCGATCGAGGGAGAAGCAACCCTACAGTGACTCAAGTAATTCTGAGAGTGAGCAGCAGCATCCAACACGATGGCAGGACAAGCAATCCCACAGTGATTCGAGTTCTTCCGAAAGCAAGCGGCATTCAAGGAGATCCAGGGAAAAGAGACATCACAAAATGCAAGATTTTCCCGTGAGCAATAGGTCTGCACGGAAATCGGATGAGAAGTGGCACTATACTGATTCAAGCGCACGTGAAAGCGATAGACATTCAAGGAAACCAAGAGAAAAATCACGCTACTCTGATCCAAGTGCTTCTGAGTATTCCGATTCCGATCGGCCTTCACGGAGATCGAATGAGAAGCGACACTATACTGACTTGAGTACACGTGAAAGTGATAGACATTCAAGGAAACCGAAGGGAAAATCGCGCTGCTCTGATCAAAGTGCTTCTGAGTATTCAGATTCTGATTGGCGTAATAGTCATCGCCGTCGTTGA